ACTTCCCATTGGGGATGACGTGGTTGATGGCCTCACTATTCTCACTGCATCTCAGAATGCTCTTCTCTTGCATTTTGTATGGTTCATCTTTCGGGGAGCAGCTCTCCttgaccaccaggctcttcttagACCAAAAAGTGGTGGTGCGAATCTGTTCCTTCGTAGGAGGTGGTGTGAGAAGGCTAACAATTACAGTAATGAGTCCTGTGATCCAAAACAACGCTGTGGCCACATACATGTAATGGATGTCTTTAATGAAGACTGGCCTGTTATCAGGTTGGTCACATTCCGGGGCACGGTAGGCAAAGGCCAGTGTCAAGCGGACTGCTCCAAGGATAAAGCCCGCCATTCCACCATAGAAAGCCCCTTGTTCATTGCAGCGCTTCCAGAAAATGGCCAGAAGGAACAGGGCTGCAACTGGGGGCGTCAGGTAGTCAGCTACCTCCTGGATGTAAAGGTACATCTGGCCTCCTTGCATCTCCACGATGATGGGCACCCACGCGATGCTGATCACCACCATGAAGGCCACAAATATCCTGCCCACGATCATCAGTTCCCGGGAACTGGCGCTCTTGCGGATGAGTTTGTACACATCGAGGGTGAATATGGTGCTGGCGCTGTTGAAGATGGAGTCCAAGTCACTCATCAGAGCGGCAATCATCACGGCCATCATCAGGCCCCGGAGGCCCACGGGAACCAGCTTCATCACGAGGCGCGGGTAGGCAATGTTAGAGCACCCAGCTCTGCTTCCACACACCTGCATGCAGTGCTCGGGGTTGATGCAAGCTATGTCATCGGCAAACAGTATCCGGGAAATCATTCCGGGGACCACTATGATAAACATTGGCAGAAGCTTCAGGAAGCCGGCCATCAGGGTGGAGCCTTTGGCATGAGCAATGTTTTTGGCTGCTAGGACCCTCTGCACGATGACCTGGTCGGCACACCAGTACCAGACTGAAGCCGGGGTCTGCCCAAGGATGAATCCAGGCCAAGGAACATCTTCATCTGTTGGGTTCCGCAACATTTTCAGTGCGTCTTTCTTGGGGTGGACATTACAAGAATTTGTGTTGGAAAGGTTGTACGTCAGCAAGATGGAAGTGACATTGGGTGAGGCCAACATGTACCTTCTCTTAACTTCCTCAAACCCGCCAATCTCCATCATGCTAATCACCATAAGTGTGAGTGCCCCAACGATCATGAGCAGAGCCTGCAAGGTGTCTGTGTAGATTACTGCGACAAGGCCTCCGGTGACGGTCAACAAAGCGGTCATGCCAATGAGCAGGA
The sequence above is a segment of the Bos mutus isolate GX-2022 chromosome 1, NWIPB_WYAK_1.1, whole genome shotgun sequence genome. Coding sequences within it:
- the SLC5A3 gene encoding sodium/myo-inositol cotransporter yields the protein MRAVLETADIAIVALYFILVMCIGFFAMWKSNRSTVSGYFLAGRSMTWVAIGASLFVSNIGSEHFIGLAGSGAASGFAVGAWEFNALLLLQLLGWVFIPIYIRSGVYTMPEYLSKRFGGHRIQVYFAALSLILYIFTKLSVDLYSGALFIQESLGWNLYVSVILLIGMTALLTVTGGLVAVIYTDTLQALLMIVGALTLMVISMMEIGGFEEVKRRYMLASPNVTSILLTYNLSNTNSCNVHPKKDALKMLRNPTDEDVPWPGFILGQTPASVWYWCADQVIVQRVLAAKNIAHAKGSTLMAGFLKLLPMFIIVVPGMISRILFADDIACINPEHCMQVCGSRAGCSNIAYPRLVMKLVPVGLRGLMMAVMIAALMSDLDSIFNSASTIFTLDVYKLIRKSASSRELMIVGRIFVAFMVVISIAWVPIIVEMQGGQMYLYIQEVADYLTPPVAALFLLAIFWKRCNEQGAFYGGMAGFILGAVRLTLAFAYRAPECDQPDNRPVFIKDIHYMYVATALFWITGLITVIVSLLTPPPTKEQIRTTTFWSKKSLVVKESCSPKDEPYKMQEKSILRCSENSEAINHVIPNGKSEDSIKGLQPEDVNLLVTCREEGNPVASLGHSEAETPVDAYSNGQAALMGEKERKKEAEDGSRYWKFIDWFCGFKSKSLSKRSLRDLMEEEAVCLQMLEEPPQVKVILNIGLFAVCSLGIFMFVYFSL